In Triplophysa rosa linkage group LG7, Trosa_1v2, whole genome shotgun sequence, the following proteins share a genomic window:
- the LOC130556619 gene encoding immunoglobulin-like and fibronectin type III domain-containing protein 1 gives MWKKSKVSDPTGSGQVSITKRSKVPGVMVTQFVEELPEGKSHPDFIRKPIALTIQEGKLAVFTAIVIGDPTPTVTWARNNGDVSDPEKYQIKYDPVSRGHTMEMPNVSPPQADTYKCLATNEFGKAMVTVLLNVIEVKFVLKAKLAKSTRCSADKTEYGRICDEYEVTDFRWMLKKLNEMKREREMEQAEVIKANDELHVFFELDLKLLHPSIRIFTYKDGEMIPYSQELDLEMKHNLNQVGKKYIFTIKDLLPDDAGLYQLDVEDANVFSTEFKS, from the exons ATGTGGAAGAAATCCAAAGTATCGGATCCGACCGGATCAGGTCAAG TGAGCATCACAAAGAGATCTAAAGTTCCTGGAGTGATGGTCACACAGTTTGTGGAGGAGCTTCCAGAAGGAAAGAGCCATCCGGATTTTATCCGCAAACCCATCGCTCTCACCATTCAAGAAG GTAAACTGGCTGTCTTCACGGCCATTGTGATCGGGGACCCCACTCCTACTGTAACATGGGCTAGAAATAATGGGGATGTATCTGATCCAGAGAAATATCAAATCAAGTATGACCCTGTTTCTCGAGGTCACACTATGGAG ATGCCAAATGTTTCTCCACCCCAAGCGGATACCTACAAATGTTTGGCTACAAATGAATTTGGAAAGGCGATGGTCACCGTCCTCTTGAATGTAATCGAAG TAAAGTTCGTCCTAAAAGCGAAGCTGGCAAAATCGACCAGATGTTCTGCCGATAAGACAGAATACGGGCGCATCTGCGATGAATACGAGGTGACGGACTTCCGCTGGATGCTTAAGAAACTCAATGagatgaaaagagagagagaaatggagcAAGCCGAGGTAATCAAAGCTAATGATGAATTACACGTGTTCTTCG AACTTGATCTGAAACTTCTACACCCCAGCATCAGGATTTTCACCTACAAG GATGGCGAGATGATACCATATTCTCAAGAACTCGATTTGGAAATGAAGCACAACCTGAATCAAGTAGGCAAGAAATACATCTTCACCATCAAAGACCTTCTCCCAGATGATGCAGGACTTTACCAGTTGGACGTAGAGGACGCCAACGTGTTCTCCACTGAATTTAAGAGTTAG